The DNA segment TCAGCAGCACCAGCCAGAAGAAAAACTTCATGTACCGCAGGAAACCCTCGCTGGGTCGAAACGAAGCGACGGAATCGCCCGCGAACGACGGCAGCGTGGGCGGGTCCTGCGGCACGCGGAACCAATCCACCAGCACGCGCCACACGCCCTGATAAATCCAAGCGCTGGCGGCCTCGACGCGTCCGGTCGTCATGCGACGTTCCTTTCGCGATCGGCCAAAGTGCGCATCGCGTCGCGAATCTCGTGCAACAATCGCAGCGATTCATCCTCCGCGGTCCCACTTCCCACGAGTTCGGCCTTGGCCAGCCCTTCGTCGAGCCCTTTCGCGCCGCGCATCCGCGTGTAGAGAAAATCGCGCAACGCCTCGGCTTCGAGAATCCCGTCGATGCTCATCTCTGCCGTGGCCGAGCCACTGGCCGTCTGCACGCTCACCGTGGCGAGGCCGAGCCAGCGCTGTAGGATATTTCGAGTCAGATGAATATCCTGAATCCGCCGATAGGTCAGCAAA comes from the Planctomycetia bacterium genome and includes:
- a CDS encoding PH domain-containing protein codes for the protein MNDVGRETAGGFTPYHITRPAPVLMWYYVICAFLTGPGVIFAIWPYWFKYETLRYKFDEKGVSMSWGIIFRRETLLTYRRIQDIHLTRNILQRWLGLATVSVQTASGSATAEMSIDGILEAEALRDFLYTRMRGAKGLDEGLAKAELVGSGTAEDESLRLLHEIRDAMRTLADRERNVA